The following proteins come from a genomic window of Anopheles ziemanni chromosome 3, idAnoZiCoDA_A2_x.2, whole genome shotgun sequence:
- the LOC131285462 gene encoding uncharacterized protein LOC131285462, translating into MFGPRCVLLVAATLVAFLTILQPASADRYQDNIFFNYYNSSGELVHIYNLAENNTYEYDKDCHPGTKFAVLVFGWKIGCDKYFVQDLIGNLTKHRGGCVICMNYDRFAQLNAYSRLRRNYKEIHGVLRQKLEFLEQEGFSPDDGFMYGFSFGAQVVLSAAKEYGTRKLKEIDVCDIVGTGFDTSDTNAPNHRTAAKNVQCIHTSRNYGTRHRTSCHQDWIMGDCGINQLAAPLSPWGSHGVCTLLYNSAFEHDFLASVKPDNCTAESEVRSWPAGFKMGYTETRKSTVRGQLFSPTFAVYPFNVNVTAVANSSTTGTGPGPNDIEQFPGYEFRSATNEFLVDEEELDSAEDA; encoded by the exons ATGTTTGGTCCACGGTGCGTGCTGCTCGTTGCGGCGACGCTGGTAGCGTTCCTGACGATCCTCCAGCCGGCTAGTGCCGATCGGTATCAGGATAATATCTTCTTCAACTACTACAACTCATCCGGCGAGTTGGTGCACATCTACAATTTGGCAGAGAACAACACCTACGAGTACGATAAGGATTGCCATCCGGGCACGAAGTTCGCTGTGCTCGTGTTCGGGTGGAAGATTGGGTGTGATAAGTACTTTGTGCAGGATCTGATAGGAA ATCTAACCAAACATCGTGGAGGCTGTGTGATCTGCATGAACTACGATCGCTTCGCACAGCTGAACGCATACTCCCGGTTGCGTCGGAACTACAAAGAAATTCACGGAGTATTGCGCCAGAAGCTGGAGTTCCTCGAGCAAGAAGGCTTCAGCCCGGACGATGGCTTTATGTATGGGTTCAGCTTTGGCGCTCAGGTAGTCCTCTCCGCGGCTAAGGAGTACGGGACGCGAAAACTGAAGGAAATTGACG TGTGTGACATCGTCGGTACGGGCTTTGACACCTCCGATACGAACGCACCGAACCACCGAACGGCGGCCAAGAACGTGCAGTGCATTCACACGAGCCGAAACTACGGCACACGCCACCGGACCAGTTGCCACCAGGACTGGATCATGGGCGATTGTGGCATCAATCAGCTGGCGGCCCCCCTGTCGCCTTGGGGCTCGCACGGTGTCTGCACACTGCTCTACAACAGCGCGTTCGAGCACGACTTCTTGGCCAGCGTCAAGCCGGACAACTGTACTGCCGAGTCGGAGGTGCGCTCTTGGCCCGCGGGTTTCAAGATGGGTTACACCGAAACGCGAAAGTCTACGGTACGCGGGCAGCTATTTTCGCCAACGTTTGCCGTGTATCCGTTCAATGTGAACGTAACTGCCGTGGCTAATTCCAGTACCACCGGCACTGGACCCGGCCCGAACGATATCGAACAGTTTCCGGGCTACGAGTTCCGGTCGGCAACGAACGAGTTCTTGGTGGACGAAGAAGAGCTCGACTCGGCGGAGGATGCCTAA
- the LOC131288483 gene encoding uncharacterized protein LOC131288483, whose protein sequence is MRSCGRSTTVSVVVIVLLTTGLQLLDGARVFGGGRLVGRIRERRLERIRQRQLLPPEEDFYSDLAEFPDDDAVPQADAREVPTTMNDRGNGSSTTEASKNGDDYVMDPEDMVDEERRPPSPLPIPVLRPNARRSVFEEKILFRFYHDGNLTKMTTLSDGDRLLNGTECSPDERFAIIVHGWRENCYEVPWVADLRENLRKYRGGCVACVDYSAFSSGGYGGLVGRFRDIRDVLLHFLQQLRYEGVQFERLYMFGFSFGAQLSLDVGNQIGSNELEAIDTCDMAGPGFDSDRMFKQRNFHSAAKNVQCIHTSIDKGTKFPNKCHQNWRMGVCGLRQAAAGPPPLGSHGLCPVFYNLAFKYQFLAQPKPLECVAVGEQANYPRNYRMGYMEDRRSEVRGELFALTSDVYPYTVFTNPYNFFEYF, encoded by the exons ATGCGTTCGTGCGGGCGATCCACAACGGTGTCGGTGGTCGTCATAGTACTGTTAACCACCGGCTTGCAGCTGCTCGATGGAGCGCGGGTGTTCGGTGGTGGTCGGCTGGTGGGCCGTATTCGCGAGCGACGACTGGAAAGGATACGCCAACGACAACTTCTGCCACCGGAGGAGGACTTCTACAGCGACTTAGCTGAGTTCCCCGACGACGATGCGGTTCCCCAGGCTGACGCACGGGAAGTTCCAACCACAATGAACGATCGCGGTAATGGGAGCTCAACGACGGAGGCTTCCAAAAATGGCGACGACTACGTAATGGATCCAGAGGATATGGTCGACGAGGAGCGGAGACCTCCGTCACCGTTGCCAATTCCAGTACTGCGTCCCAACGCGCGCCGTTCGGTGTTCGAGGAAAAGATATTGTTCCGGTTTTACCATGA CGGTAACCTGACCAAGATGACGACCCTCTCCGACGGTGATCGACTCCTGAATGGCACCGAGTGCAGCCCCGACGAGCGCTTCGCCATCATCGTACACGGGTGGCGCGAGAACTGCTACGAAGTCCCGTGGGTGGCAGACCTCCGGGAGAACCTCCGGAAGTACCGGGGTGGGTGCGTCGCCTGCGTAGACTACTCGGCCTTCTCGAGCGGTGGCTACGGGGGACTGGTGGGCCGATTCCGGGACATCCGGGACGTGCTCCTTCACTTCCTCCAGCAGCTACGCTACGAGGGCGTCCAGTTCGAGCGGCTGTACATGTTCGGGTTCAGCTTCGGCGCGCAGCTCTCGCTGGACGTCGGCAACCAGATCGGCTCGAACGAGCTGGAAGCGATCGACACCTGCGACATGGCCGGGCCCGGCTTTGACAGCGATCGGATGTTCAAGCAGCGCAACTTCCACTCGGCGGCCAAAAACGTCCAGTGCATCCACACCAGCATCGACAAGGGCACGAAGTTCCCGAACAAGTGTCACCAGAACTGGCGCATGGGAGTGTGTGGGCTCCGGCAGGCGGCCGCCGGTCCGCCACCACTGGGTTCGCACGGACTCTGCCCGGTGTTCTACAACCTAGCGTTCAAGTACCAGTTCCTGGCGCAGCCGAAACCGCTCGAGTGTGTCGCCGTTGGCGAGCAGGCGAACTATCCGCGCAACTACCGGATGGGTTACATGGAAGATCGTCGCAG CGAGGTCCGCGGGGAACTGTTTGCCCTCACCTCGGACGTGTATCCGTACACGGTGTTCACGAATCCGTACAACTTCTTCGAGTACTTCTGA